In Mixta intestinalis, the following are encoded in one genomic region:
- a CDS encoding glycine zipper 2TM domain-containing protein yields MIKRLFVVALAGMTLAGCTNTDTLSGDVYSASEAKQVQNVSYGTLVSVRPVKIQGGDENNVIGAIGGAVLGGFLGNTVGGGAGRSLATAGGAILGGMAGQGVQGAINKADGVELGIRKDDGNTILVVQKQTASRYSVGQRVMLASNGSQITVSPQ; encoded by the coding sequence ATGATTAAGCGTTTATTTGTCGTGGCGCTGGCTGGCATGACGCTGGCAGGCTGTACTAATACGGATACGCTTTCTGGCGACGTATACAGCGCCAGTGAAGCCAAACAGGTACAGAATGTCAGCTACGGTACGCTTGTCTCCGTACGTCCGGTTAAAATTCAGGGTGGCGATGAGAATAACGTTATCGGTGCAATTGGCGGCGCGGTGCTTGGCGGCTTTTTAGGCAATACCGTTGGCGGCGGTGCGGGACGCAGCCTGGCAACGGCTGGTGGCGCAATTCTGGGCGGCATGGCGGGTCAGGGAGTTCAGGGAGCCATTAACAAAGCGGATGGTGTGGAACTGGGCATTCGTAAAGATGACGGCAACACCATTTTGGTGGTACAGAAACAGACAGCCAGCCGTTATTCCGTTGGGCAGCGCGTGATGCTGGCGTCAAACGGCAGCCAGATTACCGTCTCCCCACAATAA
- a CDS encoding C40 family peptidase, with the protein MRLLIALFMLAFAQLFFNVAQASPQAPVKASQHKIDKKSAREDERRKRRPVKTTSKKSRLTTAEKSKLNKKSKPVKNGSARLTKVGHHAATVTAAKSGSAKMSSIKTAKLRYGHHRGELHHDEVEFTDATHGPLVLTRAHRERYQRARETAMNKLMNQLGKPYLWGGSSPHTGFDCSGLVWYAYKDVLKFKIPRTANEMYHLRDAAPVSRGALEKGDLVFFRITNRGAADHVGVYLGNGRFIQSPRTGKDIQISQLSDDYWQRHYVGARRVMTPRTVR; encoded by the coding sequence ATGCGTTTACTGATTGCGCTTTTTATGCTGGCCTTTGCTCAACTGTTTTTTAACGTTGCGCAGGCTTCTCCACAGGCACCGGTTAAGGCCAGCCAGCATAAAATTGATAAAAAGAGCGCCCGTGAAGATGAACGGCGCAAACGTCGCCCGGTAAAAACCACCAGCAAAAAATCCCGCCTGACGACGGCTGAAAAAAGCAAGCTGAATAAGAAAAGCAAGCCGGTGAAAAACGGCAGTGCCAGGCTGACAAAGGTAGGTCACCACGCGGCTACTGTCACCGCTGCCAAAAGCGGCAGCGCAAAAATGAGCAGTATCAAAACGGCTAAGTTGCGCTATGGACATCACCGTGGTGAACTGCATCATGATGAAGTTGAATTCACTGACGCGACCCACGGGCCGCTGGTATTGACCAGAGCGCACCGTGAGCGTTATCAACGGGCGCGTGAAACGGCAATGAATAAGCTGATGAATCAGCTGGGTAAACCTTACCTCTGGGGCGGTTCCTCGCCGCATACCGGCTTCGACTGTAGCGGTCTGGTCTGGTATGCCTATAAAGACGTGTTGAAATTTAAGATTCCCCGCACCGCCAATGAGATGTATCACCTGCGCGATGCTGCTCCGGTAAGCCGTGGGGCGCTGGAAAAAGGCGACCTGGTCTTTTTCCGCATTACTAACCGCGGCGCTGCCGATCACGTTGGTGTTTATCTCGGTAACGGGCGCTTTATTCAGTCACCGCGTACCGGTAAAGATATTCAGATTAGCCAGCTGAGCGATGATTACTGGCAGCGGCATTATGTTGGCGCACGCCGGGTGATGACGCCCAGAACCGTTCGCTAA
- a CDS encoding DUF1289 domain-containing protein, whose translation MAEQLEFFPVPSPCRGICQSDERGYCRGCMRSRDERFNWMKYSDARKREVLRLCRQRYLRLHRADKASESAEAPQQPSLF comes from the coding sequence GTGGCGGAGCAGCTTGAATTTTTCCCGGTGCCAAGCCCGTGCCGTGGCATCTGTCAGTCAGACGAGCGCGGCTATTGCCGTGGCTGTATGCGTAGCCGCGACGAGCGCTTTAACTGGATGAAATATAGCGATGCGCGTAAGCGTGAAGTATTGCGGCTTTGTCGTCAGCGTTATTTGCGTTTGCACCGTGCGGATAAAGCATCTGAATCGGCGGAAGCGCCGCAGCAGCCTTCACTTTTTTAA
- the eptA gene encoding phosphoethanolamine transferase EptA — MLQLKTFRCSESLFLAICALFFTFILNGMFIIRAAERTPLDQLQDYLFIASVPLVLFCAFMLIFNLLILPWIGKPLLIILLLCGAAANYFMYSFGTVIDTNMVQNVFETDLQEATALLSPRYIIWMLLMGVLPSVVIVLIRIRQPHPWWFALAMRALWCIGSALLILLIAVLMYKDYASLFRNNKGLVKMVTPPNVISGAIHYVDNRWLQGNKALVRIGQDAHKGPLIQAAQKKTLVIFVVGETARAENFSLGGYERETNPRLKQQNVIYYPHATSCGTETAVSVPCMFSGMPRADYDANLARHQEGLMDVLAHAGVNVMWRENDGGCKGVCDRIPHTDMTLWKLKSLCQSDYCLDKVLLHRLANYINGVNNDTVVVLHQMGSHGPAYYLRYPPEMRQFTPTCDSKQIQDCDHQALVNTYDNTLLYTDSMLSDTIDLLKSYQSRFNVALIYLSDHGESLGEHGMYLHGAPYLFAPSQQTHIPFLMWLSADYARTFGINEKCLRQHAQQDEISQDNVFHTLLGMMNIQTALYQPGRDLLKNCQTQ; from the coding sequence ATGCTGCAACTAAAAACGTTTCGCTGTAGTGAATCCCTGTTTCTGGCTATCTGCGCCCTGTTTTTCACTTTCATCCTTAACGGTATGTTTATTATCCGCGCGGCTGAAAGGACACCGCTGGATCAGCTACAGGATTACCTGTTTATCGCTTCTGTTCCGCTGGTACTATTTTGCGCCTTTATGCTGATTTTTAATTTGCTGATTTTGCCGTGGATAGGTAAGCCGCTGTTAATTATTTTGCTGCTGTGCGGTGCAGCGGCTAACTATTTTATGTACAGCTTCGGTACGGTTATCGATACCAATATGGTGCAGAACGTTTTCGAGACGGATTTGCAGGAAGCCACTGCTCTGCTGAGCCCCAGATATATTATCTGGATGCTGCTGATGGGCGTGCTGCCCTCAGTTGTTATCGTGCTGATTCGTATACGTCAGCCGCATCCCTGGTGGTTTGCGCTGGCGATGCGCGCGCTTTGGTGCATCGGCTCGGCATTGCTGATCCTGCTGATCGCGGTGTTGATGTATAAAGATTACGCCTCGCTGTTTCGCAATAATAAGGGGCTGGTGAAAATGGTCACGCCACCGAACGTGATAAGCGGTGCCATTCACTACGTTGACAACCGCTGGCTACAGGGCAATAAGGCGCTGGTACGTATCGGTCAGGACGCCCATAAAGGCCCATTGATTCAGGCCGCACAGAAAAAAACGCTGGTGATATTTGTGGTGGGCGAAACGGCACGGGCGGAGAATTTCTCGCTTGGTGGCTACGAGCGTGAAACAAATCCCAGGCTGAAACAGCAAAACGTCATCTACTATCCGCACGCCACCTCATGCGGTACCGAAACGGCTGTCTCCGTACCCTGCATGTTTTCCGGCATGCCGCGCGCTGATTATGATGCGAACCTGGCGCGCCATCAGGAAGGATTGATGGATGTACTGGCGCACGCTGGCGTCAATGTGATGTGGCGAGAAAACGATGGCGGCTGTAAAGGGGTCTGCGATCGTATCCCCCACACGGATATGACCCTGTGGAAGCTGAAGTCGCTCTGCCAAAGCGATTACTGCCTGGATAAAGTTCTGCTGCACCGCCTGGCGAATTACATTAATGGCGTCAATAACGACACGGTAGTGGTACTGCATCAGATGGGCAGCCACGGCCCCGCCTACTACCTGCGCTATCCGCCGGAAATGCGCCAGTTTACCCCCACCTGTGACAGCAAACAGATTCAGGACTGCGATCATCAGGCGCTGGTGAATACCTATGATAATACGCTGCTTTATACCGATTCGATGCTGAGCGATACCATCGATTTACTGAAAAGCTATCAGAGCCGGTTTAACGTTGCGCTAATCTACCTGTCCGATCATGGTGAATCGCTGGGTGAACATGGGATGTATCTGCATGGCGCGCCTTATCTGTTCGCGCCCAGTCAGCAGACCCACATACCGTTCCTGATGTGGCTCTCCGCCGACTATGCCCGTACTTTTGGCATCAACGAAAAATGTCTGCGCCAGCATGCCCAACAGGATGAGATATCGCAGGACAACGTGTTCCATACGCTGCTGGGGATGATGAATATTCAAACCGCTCTCTATCAGCCGGGACGCGATCTGTTGAAAAACTGTCAGACGCAGTAG
- the gloA gene encoding lactoylglutathione lyase, translating into MRLLHTMLRVGDMQRSLDFYTRVLGMRLLRESENQEYKYSLAFVGYSDESEGAVIELTYNWGVEKYDLGNAYGHIALGVDDVAATCEKIRQAGGNVTREAGPVKGGSTIIAFVEDPDGYKIELIENKQAGQGLGQ; encoded by the coding sequence ATGCGCTTACTTCATACCATGCTGCGCGTTGGCGATATGCAGCGCTCCCTCGATTTTTATACGCGTGTACTGGGCATGCGCCTGCTGCGTGAAAGCGAAAATCAGGAGTATAAATACAGTCTGGCGTTCGTTGGCTACAGCGATGAAAGCGAAGGCGCGGTTATTGAACTGACCTACAACTGGGGCGTGGAAAAATACGATCTGGGCAACGCTTACGGCCACATCGCGCTGGGCGTGGATGATGTTGCGGCAACCTGCGAAAAAATTCGTCAGGCTGGCGGCAACGTAACCCGTGAAGCGGGCCCGGTCAAAGGCGGCAGTACCATTATCGCCTTCGTGGAAGATCCGGACGGTTACAAAATCGAACTGATTGAAAATAAACAGGCGGGACAGGGGCTCGGCCAGTAA
- the sodC gene encoding superoxide dismutase family protein: protein MKRYGLAALALLITGFAQAASQQVTLHNVTSDGIGESVGTVRIDETPLGLTFTPSLSQLPPGVHGFHVHANGSCAPAVSEGKSVPAGAAGGHFDPQNSGKHLGPWGEGHLGDLPALYVTQEGSASYPVLAPRLKKISDISGRALMLHMGGDNHSDTPQPLGGGGARYACGVIK from the coding sequence ATGAAACGTTACGGTTTAGCAGCGCTGGCGCTGCTGATAACAGGCTTCGCGCAGGCAGCCAGCCAGCAGGTGACGCTGCATAATGTGACCAGTGATGGTATCGGTGAGTCGGTTGGCACCGTCAGGATTGATGAAACCCCGTTGGGCCTGACGTTTACGCCCAGCCTTTCTCAGCTGCCGCCGGGCGTGCATGGTTTCCATGTGCATGCTAATGGCAGCTGCGCGCCAGCGGTCAGCGAAGGTAAAAGCGTGCCTGCCGGTGCGGCTGGTGGACATTTCGATCCGCAGAACAGCGGCAAGCATCTTGGCCCGTGGGGAGAAGGTCATCTCGGCGATCTGCCCGCGCTGTACGTGACGCAGGAGGGATCTGCCAGCTATCCGGTACTTGCACCGAGGCTGAAAAAAATCAGCGACATTTCCGGCAGGGCATTGATGTTACATATGGGGGGTGATAACCACAGTGACACGCCACAACCGCTCGGTGGCGGTGGCGCACGCTATGCCTGCGGCGTCATTAAATAA
- a CDS encoding YnhF family membrane protein, giving the protein MKLALCTAAAALSLILAFSLTAATH; this is encoded by the coding sequence TTGAAGCTGGCATTATGTACCGCCGCCGCAGCGCTGTCGTTGATTCTTGCGTTCAGCCTCACTGCTGCAACGCATTAG
- a CDS encoding Grx4 family monothiol glutaredoxin: MMSTVEKIQRQIAENPILLYMKGSPKLPSCGFSAQTVQALSACGERFAYVDILQNPDIRAELPKYANWPTFPQLWVDGELVGGCDIVIEMFQRGELQTLIKETAEKYKEAE, translated from the coding sequence ATTATGAGTACTGTTGAAAAAATTCAGCGCCAGATCGCAGAAAACCCGATCCTGCTGTACATGAAAGGTTCGCCAAAGCTGCCAAGCTGTGGTTTTTCTGCTCAGACGGTTCAGGCTCTCTCTGCCTGTGGCGAACGCTTCGCCTATGTGGATATCCTGCAAAATCCTGATATTCGCGCAGAGCTGCCGAAATATGCTAACTGGCCGACCTTCCCTCAGCTGTGGGTAGACGGCGAGCTGGTTGGCGGTTGTGATATCGTCATTGAGATGTTTCAGCGCGGCGAACTGCAAACGCTGATTAAAGAAACCGCCGAGAAGTATAAAGAAGCAGAATAA
- the rnt gene encoding ribonuclease T: MSESKQLNALSDRFRGFYPVVIDVETAGFNAKTDALLEIAAITLKMDADGWLQRDQTLHFHVEPFEGAVLQPEALAFNGIDPHNPLRGAVSEYDALHEIFKQVRKGLKDCGCNRAIMVAHNANFDHSFMMAAAERVGLKRNPFHPFATFDTAALSGLVVGQTVLAKACKAAGIAFDASQAHSALYDTERTTELFCELVNRWKRLGGWPPLPVEEDMSVENMLTAEK; the protein is encoded by the coding sequence ATGTCTGAATCGAAACAACTGAATGCGTTATCTGACCGCTTTCGCGGATTTTATCCGGTAGTTATTGATGTGGAAACCGCCGGGTTTAATGCTAAAACCGATGCGCTGCTGGAAATCGCCGCTATCACGCTGAAGATGGATGCCGACGGCTGGCTACAGCGTGACCAGACGCTGCATTTTCACGTCGAGCCTTTTGAAGGCGCGGTTTTACAACCCGAAGCGCTGGCGTTCAACGGCATCGATCCCCATAACCCGCTGCGCGGTGCCGTCAGTGAATATGATGCGCTGCACGAAATATTCAAGCAGGTTCGTAAAGGCCTGAAAGATTGCGGCTGCAATCGCGCCATTATGGTGGCCCATAATGCCAATTTCGATCACAGCTTTATGATGGCGGCCGCCGAGCGCGTTGGCCTGAAGCGTAACCCTTTTCATCCGTTTGCCACCTTTGATACCGCTGCGCTTAGCGGCCTGGTGGTTGGTCAGACGGTGTTGGCAAAAGCCTGCAAGGCAGCCGGTATCGCCTTTGACGCCAGCCAGGCGCACTCCGCGCTGTATGATACCGAGCGCACCACCGAGCTTTTTTGCGAACTGGTAAACCGCTGGAAACGGCTGGGCGGCTGGCCACCGCTGCCGGTAGAAGAAGACATGTCTGTCGAGAATATGCTGACGGCGGAAAAATAG
- the slyA gene encoding transcriptional regulator SlyA gives MNLDTPLGTDLARLVRIWRALIDQRLKPLELTQTHWVTLHNIHQLPPHQSQIQLAKAIGIEQPSLVRTLDQLEDKGLIVRCTCANDRRAKRIKLTKAAEPVIQQVEHVIDATRDDILSGISKREVDQMITLVARLEKNIVELQKKSE, from the coding sequence ATGAACTTGGATACGCCATTAGGAACGGATTTGGCACGCTTAGTGCGCATCTGGCGTGCACTTATCGATCAACGTCTTAAACCGCTGGAACTTACTCAGACACATTGGGTTACTCTGCATAATATTCATCAGCTGCCTCCTCATCAGTCTCAGATTCAATTGGCTAAAGCGATCGGCATCGAGCAGCCTTCGCTGGTGCGTACCCTTGATCAGCTGGAAGATAAAGGGCTGATTGTGCGCTGTACCTGTGCTAACGATCGGCGAGCAAAACGCATTAAGCTGACCAAAGCCGCAGAACCGGTTATCCAACAGGTAGAACACGTTATTGATGCCACCCGTGACGATATACTGTCAGGTATTTCGAAGCGCGAAGTCGATCAGATGATTACGTTGGTTGCCCGGTTGGAAAAGAATATTGTCGAGTTGCAGAAAAAAAGTGAATAG
- a CDS encoding TetR/AcrR family transcriptional regulator: MSKTTRQDTREHLLAIGEQLCLQRGFTGMGLSELLSRAGVPKGSFYHYFRSKEAFGVAMLERYFSALQQDMSGWFASHQDTPRERLLRYYQQAEQRFRETGHIENCLAVKISAEVCDLSEEMRLALERGAAAQTAILASVLRNAAAQRALPFSLDPDVMAQTLYSLWLGASLQSKIRRDGSALTHALAAILQLLPSS; encoded by the coding sequence ATGAGTAAAACGACCCGACAAGATACCCGTGAACATCTGCTCGCTATCGGCGAGCAGCTTTGTTTACAGCGCGGTTTTACCGGCATGGGCCTGAGCGAACTGCTCAGCCGGGCTGGCGTGCCGAAGGGATCGTTTTACCACTATTTTCGCTCGAAAGAAGCCTTTGGCGTGGCGATGCTTGAACGCTATTTCAGCGCTCTGCAACAGGATATGTCCGGCTGGTTCGCCAGCCATCAGGATACGCCACGGGAACGTTTACTGCGCTATTATCAACAGGCCGAGCAGCGCTTTCGCGAAACCGGTCACATAGAAAATTGTCTGGCAGTAAAAATTTCGGCGGAAGTGTGCGATCTCTCTGAAGAGATGCGGCTGGCGCTGGAACGCGGCGCAGCCGCACAAACGGCGATTCTGGCATCGGTATTACGCAACGCGGCAGCTCAGCGCGCATTACCGTTCAGCCTTGATCCAGATGTGATGGCCCAGACGCTCTACTCGCTCTGGCTGGGTGCCAGTTTACAGAGCAAGATACGTCGTGACGGCAGCGCGTTAACCCATGCGCTGGCGGCAATTTTACAGCTGTTGCCGTCCAGCTAA